The Chitinophagaceae bacterium genome window below encodes:
- a CDS encoding glycosyltransferase family 4 protein — protein sequence MVYTHILDGLTNLSSTKLLYHKVKNKLINLLPEKFNVLFPWKALNYFDAIVYMHQNDMNTAINLYNVDPSKAFVIPHAVDSLEKFQGDITKGDAKFLISLGSIVERKNAVFTAKICKENKIPILFIGHPFDKSSAYYKEFLEQVDGTYVRYSGFVTEQEKVALLKKASGFVLLSFGESGCISVYEAGATGLPVLLSDLPWAKGYEKPNAIYFSSPTDKEKATKSLINFFKLSERKTFQTFSVHTWKEIAERYAAIYKKLLNQ from the coding sequence TTGGTATATACACATATCCTTGACGGGCTGACAAATCTTTCATCAACAAAATTGCTTTATCATAAAGTAAAGAATAAACTTATTAACCTTTTACCAGAGAAATTTAATGTATTGTTTCCCTGGAAAGCACTCAACTATTTTGATGCGATTGTTTATATGCATCAAAATGATATGAACACCGCAATCAATTTATATAATGTAGATCCTTCAAAAGCTTTTGTTATCCCTCATGCTGTTGATTCGCTTGAAAAATTCCAGGGAGATATTACAAAAGGGGATGCAAAATTTCTGATTTCACTTGGATCTATCGTAGAAAGAAAAAATGCAGTCTTTACTGCAAAAATCTGCAAGGAGAATAAAATTCCAATTTTATTTATCGGCCACCCGTTTGATAAATCATCAGCATACTATAAAGAATTTCTAGAGCAGGTTGATGGAACATATGTAAGATATTCGGGATTTGTTACAGAGCAGGAAAAAGTAGCCCTTCTTAAAAAAGCTTCAGGCTTTGTACTCCTCAGTTTTGGAGAAAGCGGTTGCATATCAGTTTACGAAGCAGGTGCAACAGGTTTACCTGTTCTTTTATCCGACCTGCCTTGGGCAAAAGGTTATGAAAAACCAAATGCAATTTATTTTTCATCCCCTACTGATAAGGAAAAAGCAACAAAGAGTTTGATTAATTTTTTTAAACTGTCGGAGAGAAAGACGTTTCAAACCTTTTCAGTGCATACCTGGAAAGAAATTGCAGAAAGATATGCCGCTATATATAAAAAACTACTTAACCAATAA
- a CDS encoding glycosyltransferase family 2 protein yields the protein MPLYIKNYLTNKKTISPTCYHHLFSRIKMKPKIAVILTCYNRHLKTIECLESIYNQKPGTELTFDIYLVDDNSPDNTGKLVKERFPAVNVLYGTGSLFWVGGMRMAWSEALKSAYDGYLLINDDVVMSSNMFSSLLST from the coding sequence ATGCCGCTATATATAAAAAACTACTTAACCAATAAAAAGACTATTTCACCAACCTGTTATCATCACCTGTTTTCCAGAATTAAAATGAAACCAAAAATAGCTGTTATACTTACCTGTTACAACAGGCACTTAAAAACAATTGAGTGCCTTGAATCAATATATAATCAGAAACCGGGAACTGAATTAACTTTTGATATTTACCTTGTTGATGATAACTCACCGGATAATACCGGCAAACTGGTTAAAGAACGTTTCCCCGCTGTAAATGTGCTTTACGGCACTGGTTCTCTGTTCTGGGTTGGTGGTATGCGTATGGCATGGAGTGAGGCTTTGAAATCAGCTTATGATGGCTACCTGCTGATCAATGATGATGTAGTTATGAGCAGCAATATGTTCAGCAGTTTGC